In Poecile atricapillus isolate bPoeAtr1 chromosome 9, bPoeAtr1.hap1, whole genome shotgun sequence, the following are encoded in one genomic region:
- the LOC131582237 gene encoding uncharacterized protein LOC131582237 — protein MGRASSSDPDNLHCSKGRRNRLMDPLHPSQESPCTMGDSASLSNTDDLSRKVAFLIILLLVMTKPILVNGSIVVAVTKQVERMDGNLTYDQKTEVQNVQATWKEGADYPEANIVTVWGKDAQKKHRELRDTEVAVHQSHEQENLVVGLIRDFGKVQNVSRITACLPLPQAAGEPIPWGIIPIPLLPETADNTSTVCQKTVQKVVVRPEEDCMKLPNSQFTRIRGFNGVGWCSYDELQDCQNITSQTTLWDDWKTVWGPSLLEHYSYIGAVDWCIQWTGSKNQTPEEVYRTGTSTREIIAAKGNWNCTKVITCDTPESQISLASLRVLLKWGCECRTFNHTITGEASGNSGIRRAVSCRITTIKSPGNLVWVMGHGQWTTHIPIDGPVTQITLGIPTLCPLWKQSKLKPNRKKREVDAFTELENEWHEPDGGVKFGWALESLFAPVASYRNREMLYKLLGQTERLAAATKKGFKDMNLQLQATSRMTLQNRMALDMLLLKEHGVCQYLKTKIDHCCIHIPNVTIEVEKDISQLETIESETKEIEKEAQHNWIGDIFESLGLQVSGWVWSIVQYILLFAVLLLIIWLACKCVLGVIEKETRRTRRVIKALARTNEIRLNEIRRPPPRYEDVVGQDNPAFERTNDD, from the coding sequence ATGGGACGGGCCTCGTCAAGTGATCCTGACAACTTACACTGCAGTAAAGGTCGAAGGAATCGACTCATGGATCCATTACACCCGAGTCAAGAAAGTCCCTGTACAATGGGAGACTCAGCTAGTCTCTCCAACACGGATGATCTTTCGCGGAAAGTAGCCTTTTTGATTATATTATTACTGGTAATGACGAAACCAATTCTTGTTAACGGTTCTATTGTAGTTGCAGTTACCAAACAGGTGGAAAGGATGGATGGGAACCTGACCTATGACCAGAAAACTGAAGTCCAGAATGTGCAAGCAACCTGGAAGGAAGGTGCTGATTATCCAGAAGCAAATATTGTCACAGTTTGGGGTAAGGATGCACAAAAGAAGCATAGAGAACTGAGAGATACAGAAGTAGCTGTACATCAAAGTCATGAACAAGAGAATTTAGTAGTAGGATTGATTAGAGATTTTGGAAAAGTCCAAAATGTGTCCCGAATTACAGCATGCTTGCCCCTCCCACAAGCGGCAGGAGAACCAATTCCGTGGGGAATAATTCCCATTCCATTACTACCTGAGACGGCAGACAACACATCTACAGTATGTCAAAAGACTGTCCAAAAGGTAGTTGTCCGACCTGAAGAAGATTGTATGAAACTGCCCAACAGCCAATTTACCCGTATAAGAGGGTTTAATGGTGTAGGGTGGTGTAGTTATGATGAGTTACAAGATTGCCAAAATATTACGAGCCAAACTACATTGTGGGATGATTGGAAAACCGTATGGGGTCCGAGTTTATTAGAACATTATAGCTATATTGGAGCAGTAGACTGGTGTATACAATGGACAGGAAGTAAAAATCAAACCCCGGAAGAAGTCTATAGAACAGGGACCTCTACAAGAGAAATTATAGCAGCTAAGGGAAATTGGAATTGTACTAAAGTCATTACATGTGATACCCCTGAAAGCCAAATTAGCCTGGCTTCTCTTAGAGTACTACTTAAGTGGGGATGTGAATGCAGAACATTTAATCATACAATTACAGGAGAAGCATCCGGAAACAGTGGAATCAGACGAGCTGTAAGTTGTAGAATTACTACTATCAAAAGCCCAGGAAATTTAGTCTGGGTAATGGGACATGGACAATGGACTACACATATTCCTATAGATGGGCCGGTAACACAAATCACTCTAGGAATCCCCACTCTCTGCCCCCTGTGGAAACAATCAAAATTAAAACCCAACcggaagaaaagagaagtagATGCATTCACTGAATTAGAAAATGAATGGCACGAGCCGGATGGTGGAGTTAAATTTGGATGGGCTTTAGAATCACTATTTGCACCTGTAGCCTCTTACAGGAACAGAGAAATGCTATACAAACTGCTAGGGCAAACTGAGAGATTAGCAGCAGCCACaaagaaaggatttaaagaCATGAATCTGCAATTACAAGCCACATCCCGAATGACTTTACAGAACAGGATGGCACTGGATATGCTATTGTTAAAAGAGCATGGTGTGTGCCAGTACCTAAAAACGAAAATTGAccattgctgcatccatattcCAAACGTGACCATTGAAgtagaaaaagatatttctcaATTGGAAACGATTGAATCCgaaacaaaagaaattgaaaaagaagCACAACATAATTGGATCGGAGATATATTTGAGTCCTTAGGACTTCAAGTTTCTGGATGGGTTTGGTCAATAGTCCAGTACATTCTGTTGTTTGCAGTTTTGTTATTAATCATTTGGTTAGCCTGTAAGTGTGTTCTAGGAGTCATCGAAAAGGAAACAAGACGCACCAGAAGAGTGATAAAAGCCTTGGCAAGAACCAATGAGATACGCCTCAATGAAATACGCCGACCTCCTCCGAGGTATGAAGATGTTGTTGGGCAAGATAATCCAGCATTTGAAAGAACCAACGATGACTAA